CAGCAGGCAGACCGGGGCACCGCGCTCGGGTTCCAGTGCGGCGACGGCGGGGGCCAGGGTCGCCGACTCCGCCGCCAGTCGTCGGGCGCTCGTCGCCACACCGTCGATCCGCCAGGCACTGTCGGGCAGGTCGCGGGCGGCCGCCTCGTCCAACCAGGTCCCGATCGTGGTCGCGGTCGTCGACTCGGTCACCGCTGTCTCACCTGCACCTTTCACGACATCGTTGCCGGACCCGGTGTTTCTACCATACAGTCGTTTGGTGAACTGGTCCGAACGCATCGTGGTGAACGCGATCTCGCTGTCCGTCGACGGCTCGCTGGAGTCCGAGCTGGCGACCTTCGCCGATCTCGGCGTGCGGCGGATCGGGCTGTCCCGCGGCAAGATCCACCGGGCCGGCGGCGAGTCCGCGGTGACGATGATCGAGCGGTCCGGGCTGATGGTCGACTACCTGCTGCACCGCAGCCTGTTCGACCTGCGGGACCCCGCCCGCTGGCCGGACCAGGTCCGGATGGCCTGCCACACCGTCGATCTGGCGGTGGCCATGGGTGTGCCGCAGATCTACCTGACCACCGGGACGGCCGGTGACCTGGACCCGGACGAGGCGGTGGACCGGCTGGTGGGTGAGATCCCGCCGGTGGTCGAGCACGCCCGGGCGGCCGGGGTGCAGCTGCTCTTCGAGACCACCAACGACCACTTCGGCGACATCGACATCCTGCACACGCTGCGCGACACCCTGGCCGTCGCCCGGCGCTGCGGCATCGGGGTGTGTGTCGACCTGTACGGCTGCTGGGCCGAGCACGGGGTGCGCGCCACCCTCTCCGAGGCCGCACCGCTGATCGGGCTGGTGCAGGTCAGCGACTACGTCTCGGGGTGTCGCACGATGGACCGGGCGGTGCCGGGCGACGGGGTCATCCCCATCGAGAGACTGTTGCGGCAGGTCCTGGCCGAGGGCTACGCCGGGCAGTTCGACCTCGAGCTCTACGGTGACCAGGGGATGCCGGACACCGAGGCGATCAGGCTGTCCATGGACCGGCTGACGGAGATGCTGGAGCGGATCGGATGACAGTGACGACGGACTGGCGGACGCCGGGGACCTTCGAGGTGGCGACCGGGGTGCACCGCATCCCGATGCCGATGTCGGACGGCGGGCTGGACACGGTGAACGTGTACGCGCTGATCGCCCCGGACGGCATCACCCTGATCGACGGCGGCGAGCACGTGCCGGGTGCGCTGGACCGGTTGGCCGCCGGCCTGGCGCCGCTCGGTGCCGGGATCGCCGACGTGCGCCGGGTTCTCGTCACCCACGTGCACGTCGACCACTACTCGCTGGCCCCGTCGATCCGGCGGATCAGCGGCGCGGAGGTGGCGATGGGTGCGGGGGAACAGCCGACCATCCAGCGGGTCGGTGACCCGGACTTCCCGCAGTGGTCCGAGCAGCACCGGCAGCTGCGCCGCGGCGGCGCCGGCGACGTGCTGGAGGGGATCCTCGCCGGCTTCCCCGGCATGGAGAGCGACCCGGCCGACTACCTGCCGCCGGACACCTGGTGGACCGGGCCGACCGACATTCCGCTCGGAGATGCGGTGCTGCAGGTGATCCCGACGCCGGGCCACACCGCCGGGCACAGCGTGTTCGCGTTGCCGGGGCAGGGACTGATGTTCACCGGCGACCACGTGCTGCCGCGGATCACCCCGTCGATCGGATTCGACGCCGCACCCGCGGTGCTGCCGCTGCGCAGCTTCCTGGCCTCGCTGGCCCTGGTGCGGTCCGGTGCCGACCACCGGATGCTGCCGGCGCACGGACCGGTGACCGACAGCGTGCACCACCGGATCGACGAGCTGGTCGCGCACCACGACGTGCGGCTGGCCGAGACCGCGGCGGCGGTGCGCGGCGGGGCCTCGTCGGCACGGGAGGTGGCGGCGCAGCTGGGCTGGACCCGGCACCTCCGGCGGTTCGACGAGCTGACCGTCTTCAACCGGATGCTCGCGGTCTGCGAGACACTGGCCCACCTCGACCTTCTCGTCGACCGCGGCGAGCTGACGGTCACCGAGGACGAAGGGATCTCCCGGTACGCCTAGGCGCGTTGCGGCGGCAACCGGAGGCCGTGCAGGGTCAGGTCGGCGATGGTGGCG
This region of Nakamurella alba genomic DNA includes:
- a CDS encoding sugar phosphate isomerase/epimerase family protein gives rise to the protein MNWSERIVVNAISLSVDGSLESELATFADLGVRRIGLSRGKIHRAGGESAVTMIERSGLMVDYLLHRSLFDLRDPARWPDQVRMACHTVDLAVAMGVPQIYLTTGTAGDLDPDEAVDRLVGEIPPVVEHARAAGVQLLFETTNDHFGDIDILHTLRDTLAVARRCGIGVCVDLYGCWAEHGVRATLSEAAPLIGLVQVSDYVSGCRTMDRAVPGDGVIPIERLLRQVLAEGYAGQFDLELYGDQGMPDTEAIRLSMDRLTEMLERIG
- a CDS encoding MBL fold metallo-hydrolase, which translates into the protein MTVTTDWRTPGTFEVATGVHRIPMPMSDGGLDTVNVYALIAPDGITLIDGGEHVPGALDRLAAGLAPLGAGIADVRRVLVTHVHVDHYSLAPSIRRISGAEVAMGAGEQPTIQRVGDPDFPQWSEQHRQLRRGGAGDVLEGILAGFPGMESDPADYLPPDTWWTGPTDIPLGDAVLQVIPTPGHTAGHSVFALPGQGLMFTGDHVLPRITPSIGFDAAPAVLPLRSFLASLALVRSGADHRMLPAHGPVTDSVHHRIDELVAHHDVRLAETAAAVRGGASSAREVAAQLGWTRHLRRFDELTVFNRMLAVCETLAHLDLLVDRGELTVTEDEGISRYA